A genomic region of Streptomyces sp. NBC_00247 contains the following coding sequences:
- a CDS encoding AvrD family protein — protein sequence MTTSSAPPLVASIDELLGPAEGRFFGRGFRRVAYDIADVHVGPGPQGEVTARTTVGVRYPADWSKKKAGSDLRPHFSTVDGIVVAAQLAEVCLRGTGGDLRDAWLRGVRLSAGSTPQEDLAELRTQAVLRGSEPTAPGRAVSRVDCAIGTMRVRMEVEHAMAGGPASEPDGASLESLLGPAPDRYFGTGFTRRTQHIEQVETDSRLLRARSVLTLSQDDSAQAPRSGLEGAHQPSVSVIDAFVTALQLAQVMLYDLDGMRRQDSNTLWMRQTTLTATRPDRGDARLPVQVALEDARLRTMGGRTWRTLDITGELPGLRVRSAVAHQLPEGHRVP from the coding sequence ATGACGACGAGTTCAGCGCCACCGCTGGTGGCATCCATCGATGAGTTGCTGGGGCCCGCCGAGGGCCGGTTCTTCGGTCGCGGCTTTCGCCGCGTGGCCTACGACATCGCGGATGTGCACGTCGGGCCCGGCCCGCAGGGCGAGGTGACGGCGCGTACGACGGTCGGCGTCCGCTACCCGGCCGACTGGTCGAAGAAGAAGGCCGGCTCGGACCTTCGCCCCCACTTCAGCACGGTCGACGGCATCGTGGTCGCGGCCCAGCTGGCCGAGGTCTGCCTGCGCGGCACCGGCGGCGACCTGCGGGACGCCTGGCTGCGCGGCGTCCGGCTGTCCGCGGGCTCCACACCCCAGGAGGATCTGGCGGAGCTGCGGACCCAGGCCGTCCTACGGGGGTCGGAGCCGACGGCACCCGGTCGCGCGGTGTCCCGCGTGGACTGCGCCATCGGCACGATGCGTGTGCGGATGGAGGTCGAGCACGCCATGGCCGGCGGCCCCGCGTCCGAGCCGGACGGGGCCTCGCTGGAGTCTCTCCTCGGCCCGGCGCCGGACCGCTACTTCGGCACCGGCTTCACTCGACGCACCCAGCACATTGAGCAGGTCGAGACCGACTCCCGCCTGCTGCGGGCCCGTTCGGTACTGACCCTCTCCCAGGACGACAGCGCGCAGGCACCCCGCTCCGGCCTGGAGGGCGCCCACCAGCCGTCCGTCTCGGTGATCGACGCGTTCGTGACGGCGCTCCAGTTGGCGCAGGTCATGCTGTACGACCTCGACGGGATGCGGCGCCAGGACAGCAACACGCTCTGGATGCGGCAGACGACCCTCACCGCCACCCGTCCCGACCGCGGCGACGCGCGGCTGCCCGTCCAGGTCGCGCTGGAAGACGCCCGACTGCGCACGATGGGCGGCCGGACCTGGCGGACCCTCGACATCACCGGTGAACTGCCCGGCCTGCGCGTGCGCTCCGCGGTCGCCCACCAGCTCCCGGAAGGCCACCGCGTCCCATGA
- a CDS encoding beta-ketoacyl-ACP synthase III, translating into MTRAAVIAGVGGYVPARVVTNDELAQRLDTSDDWIRSRTGIARRHVVEPGVTTSDLAAEAGRRALKNAGHAGVDLVIVATTSPDRPCPATAPTVAAKIGLGEVPAYDVAAVCSGFLYALQAGTAAVLAGHAEHVLVIGAEAFSTLLSPTDRTTAVIFGDGAGAVLLRAGQADEPGAVHDIHLASDGTMADLITVRGGGAEERSSGLPPREEDRYFRMEGKSVFFAAVRRMTQSARTALSRTGWDTTQVDRLVGHQANTRILHAVADQLGLPPERAVINIDRVGNTSAASIPLALAHGMAEGELRTGDRVLLTAFGGGATWGAATLTWPDLPLS; encoded by the coding sequence ATGACACGAGCAGCAGTGATCGCCGGAGTGGGCGGCTACGTGCCCGCGCGCGTGGTGACCAACGACGAACTCGCCCAACGGCTCGACACCTCGGACGACTGGATCCGCAGCCGGACCGGCATCGCCCGGCGCCACGTCGTCGAACCCGGTGTCACCACCAGCGACCTGGCCGCCGAGGCGGGCCGCCGCGCACTGAAGAACGCCGGCCACGCCGGTGTCGACCTGGTGATCGTCGCCACCACCAGCCCCGACCGCCCGTGCCCCGCCACCGCACCCACCGTCGCCGCCAAGATCGGCCTCGGCGAGGTGCCCGCGTACGACGTCGCCGCGGTCTGCTCCGGCTTCCTGTACGCGCTTCAGGCGGGTACCGCCGCGGTGTTGGCCGGACACGCCGAGCACGTCCTGGTCATCGGCGCCGAGGCGTTCAGCACCCTGCTCAGCCCGACCGACCGCACGACCGCCGTCATCTTCGGCGACGGCGCGGGGGCCGTCCTGCTCCGGGCAGGGCAGGCGGACGAGCCCGGGGCCGTACACGACATCCACCTGGCCAGCGACGGCACGATGGCCGACCTGATCACCGTTCGCGGCGGCGGCGCCGAGGAGCGCTCCAGCGGCCTGCCGCCCCGCGAAGAGGACCGCTACTTCCGCATGGAGGGAAAGTCGGTCTTCTTCGCCGCCGTACGCCGCATGACGCAGTCCGCGCGCACGGCGCTGTCCCGCACCGGCTGGGACACGACGCAGGTGGACCGGCTCGTGGGCCACCAGGCCAACACCCGGATCCTGCATGCCGTCGCCGACCAGCTGGGCCTGCCCCCGGAGCGGGCCGTGATCAACATCGACCGGGTGGGCAACACCTCCGCGGCCTCCATCCCCCTCGCGCTGGCGCACGGCATGGCCGAGGGCGAGCTGCGCACCGGCGACCGCGTGCTGCTGACGGCCTTCGGGGGCGGCGCGACCTGGGGCGCCGCGACGCTGACCTGGCCCGACCTGCCCCTTTCGTGA
- a CDS encoding phosphopantetheine-binding protein produces MTGSVATMIIEILTGKFDVPSEEVTPSTVLEDVEVDSLALLELSLILEKRLGVSIDEGTLSSAQTVSEAADVIARLGDTAPAAA; encoded by the coding sequence ATGACCGGCTCCGTCGCAACGATGATCATCGAGATCCTCACCGGCAAGTTCGACGTCCCCAGCGAGGAAGTCACCCCCAGCACCGTCCTCGAGGACGTCGAGGTGGACTCGCTGGCCCTGCTGGAACTCTCGCTCATCCTGGAGAAGCGCCTGGGCGTCTCCATAGACGAGGGCACGCTGAGCTCCGCGCAGACCGTTTCGGAGGCCGCGGACGTCATCGCGCGCCTCGGCGACACGGCGCCGGCCGCGGCCTGA
- a CDS encoding histidine phosphatase family protein: MRIVLLRHAETDRNAADEFQGQADLPLNAAGTRQARDIAPTLSAGAWTAVYSSPLTRAVQTASYATSRLSLPHHRVDGLRERHLGELDGLHRATFARRHPEILRRLLDDLDYAPSGGETGRAVLTRAARALAGIARRERAAEGAVLVVTHGGVLNLLTSALHGPVREPRALVGTCAAVGLDVRWPGGGGPHARLLALDVPVRDFETGHETDTASGPAVDLDALADAPHPAATPADCHTPTEKATHP; the protein is encoded by the coding sequence GTGCGCATCGTCCTCCTGCGGCACGCGGAGACCGACCGCAACGCCGCCGACGAGTTCCAGGGCCAGGCCGACCTCCCGCTGAACGCGGCGGGCACCCGGCAGGCCCGGGACATCGCCCCCACCCTGAGCGCAGGCGCCTGGACGGCGGTCTACTCCTCGCCGCTCACCCGGGCGGTGCAGACGGCCTCGTACGCCACAAGCCGTCTGTCCCTCCCGCACCACCGCGTCGACGGACTGCGCGAGCGCCATCTGGGGGAGCTCGACGGTCTGCACCGCGCCACGTTCGCGCGGCGCCACCCCGAGATCCTGCGCCGGCTGCTCGACGACCTCGATTACGCCCCGAGCGGCGGCGAGACGGGCCGCGCGGTGCTCACGCGCGCGGCGCGTGCGCTGGCCGGCATCGCCCGCAGGGAGCGGGCGGCCGAGGGGGCCGTGCTGGTCGTGACGCATGGCGGCGTGCTGAACCTGCTGACGTCCGCGTTGCACGGCCCCGTGCGAGAGCCGCGCGCGCTCGTCGGCACCTGCGCGGCGGTCGGCCTCGACGTCCGCTGGCCCGGCGGCGGAGGACCGCACGCGCGTCTCCTCGCCCTCGACGTCCCCGTGCGGGACTTCGAGACCGGACACGAGACGGACACCGCATCAGGGCCGGCCGTCGACCTGGACGCCCTCGCCGACGCCCCGCACCCTGCGGCCACCCCGGCCGACTGCCACACCCCTACCGAGAAGGCAACGCACCCATGA
- a CDS encoding putative quinol monooxygenase, which translates to MSIEITVIFDVEPDRFPATEAAFQELCEATRTEEGALRFDALRSADHPHTLVLVEEWADQDAIELHMKQPYVAEFLAKVDGAYARTPAVHRLSSPGA; encoded by the coding sequence ATGAGCATCGAAATCACCGTCATCTTCGACGTGGAGCCCGACCGTTTCCCCGCCACCGAGGCGGCCTTCCAGGAGCTGTGCGAGGCCACCCGTACCGAGGAAGGGGCCCTCCGGTTCGACGCCCTGCGCTCCGCGGACCACCCACACACCCTCGTGCTGGTCGAGGAGTGGGCCGACCAGGACGCCATCGAGCTGCACATGAAGCAGCCGTACGTGGCGGAGTTCCTGGCCAAGGTCGACGGCGCCTACGCCCGTACGCCCGCCGTGCACCGCCTGAGCTCCCCCGGGGCCTGA